A genome region from Vulpes lagopus strain Blue_001 chromosome 7, ASM1834538v1, whole genome shotgun sequence includes the following:
- the ARHGAP45 gene encoding rho GTPase-activating protein 45 isoform X1: protein MRGRWRGAPTSYSPCRAGRHGARRSGQDPGVRLTELPRKDGADAASPGASAEPPSAAANAKATGTLKRPTSLSRHASAAGFPLPGAGSWTLGRGHRSPLATASPAELPGDAPGPDSGEDISQLLADVGRLAKSLEKLRDYVLRDELLEARRGLAHECLGEVLRVMRQIINKYPLLNTMETLTAAGTLIARIRGFHYECSNNEADKEEFEKALETMAVSFGNTVSEYLMGEVDSTTLLSVPPGDPSQTVEHQYGPAAEGADASAEDGDAGCLPSEEVDMLLQRCEGGVDAALQYAKNVAKYMKDLTGYLEKRMALDMDFVKGLQKIMHNYRHSVTQEPHMPLQSIYSLALDQDLEFGQGLMQAVATLQNQTFVQPLNVRRLEHEKRRKEIKESWHRAQRKLQEAESNLRKAKQGYTQRCEDHTKARLLAVKAEEEQAVTGPGAAASKTLDKRRRLEEEAKNKAEEAMATYRTCVADAKTQKQELEDTKVTVLRQIQEVIRQSDQTIKSATISYYQMMHMQTAPLPVHFQMLCESSKLYDPGQQYAYHVGQLQRGEEPDVRYDFEPYASMNTWYGLPLAPGAAGQPPAEASVPACPTRSPVMRTRKGSFVGDAAATEATGSPEKDGGPSDGALAKERRGGRGHQVHKSWPTTMSDSDGSLDPSPGSGDFKKRERMSSSGTMSSSEELVEPEGSAGAAAFEQADLNGMSPELPVALPSGPFRHVGLSKAARTHRLRKLRTPAKCRECNSYVYFQGAECEECCLACHKKCLETLAIQCGHKKLQGRLQLFGQDFGPAARSTPDGVPFIIKKCVCEIEQRALHTKGIYRVNGVKTRVEKLCQAFENGKELVELSQALPHDISNVLKLYLRQLPEPLISFRLYHELVGLAKDSLKAEAEAKAATRGRADPAQSEAAAVAMAGRLRELLRDLPPENLATLQYLLRHLRRIVEVEQDNKMTPGNLGIVFGPTLLRPRPTEATVSLSSLVDYPHQARVVETLIAHYGLVFDDGPEEAYVQRAEAAQTPHPEASAGTGFPLQEKAAEGGPESQVASNDSDSEVEETSDLLAAAARGAAHRLSLLEKQGSETSAEEGQGSRSGSEERLEAAAGADGDGDGDGDGDGDGEGLAQQLSEYNANQCNNVAEVRLPTMRLCAGQVAAGSGQDRQLEFV from the exons ATGCGGGGCCGCTGGCGGGGGGCTCCCACCAGCTACAGCCCCTGCCGGGCTGGACGGCACGGAGCCCGCAGGTCAGGCCAGGACCCCGGCGTTCGGCTCACG GAGCTGCCCAGGAAGGATGGGGCCGACGCGGCGTCCCCCGGGGCCAGCGCGGAGCCGCCGAGTGCCGCCGCCAACGCCAAGGCCACGGGCACGCTCAAGCGGCCCACGAGCCTGAGCCGCCATGCGAGCGCCGCGGGCTTCCCGCTGCCCGGGGCCGGCTCCTGGACGCTGGGCCGCGGCCACCGCAGCCCGCTGGCCACTGCCAGCCCCGCCGAGCTCCCCGGCGACGCGCCCGGGCCCGACTCCGGGGAGGACATCTCCCAGCTGCTGGCGGACGTGGGCCGCCTGGCCAAGAGCCTCGAGAAGCTCAGGGACTATGTCCTGCGTGACG AGCTGCTGGAGGCCCGCCGGGGGCTGGCCCACGAGTGCCTGGGCGAGGTCCTCCGCGTGATGCGCCAGATCATCAACAAGTACCCGCTGCTGAACACCATGGAGACGCTCACGGCCGCCGGCACCCTCATCGCCAGGATCAGAG GCTTCCATTACGAGTGCAGCAACAACGAGGCCGACAAGGAGGAGTTCGAGAAGGCCCTGGAGACCATGGCCGTGTCCTTCGGTAACAC TGTGTCCGAGTACCTCATGGGGGAAGTGGACAGCACGACTCTCCTGTCCGTGCCCCCCGGGGACCCCAGCCAG ACCGTGGAGCACCAGTACGGGCCGGCGGCGGAGGGGGCCGATGCCAGCGCCGAAGACGGTGACGCGG GCTGCCTGCCCTCCGAGGAGGTGGACATGCTGCTGCAGCGCTGCGAGGGGGGCGTGGACGCCGCCCTGCAGTACGCCAAGAACGTGGCCAAGTACATGAAGGACCTCACCGGCTACCTGGAGAAGCGCATGGCGCTGG ACATGGACTTTGTCAAAGGCCTGCAGAAGATCATGCACAACTACCGGCACAGCGTCACGCAGGAg ccccacaTGCCCCTGCAGTCCATCTACTCCCTGGCCCTGGACCAGGACCTGGAGTTCGGCCAAGGCTTGATGCAGGCAGTGGCCACGCTGCAGAACCAGACCTTCGTGCAG cccctgaACGTGAGGCGGCTCGAGCACGAGAAGCGCAGGAAGGAGATTAAGGAGTCGTGGCACCGCGCCCAGAGGAAGCTG CAAGAGGCTGAGTCCAACCTGCGCAAGGCCAAGCAGGGCTACACGCAGCGCTGTGAGGACCACACCAAGGCCCGCCTCCTGGCAGTCAAGGCCGAGGAGGAGCAGGCGGTCACGGGGCCCGGGGCTGCTGCCTCCAAGACCCTGGACAAGCGGCGGCGTCTGGAGGAGGAGGCCAAGAACAAG GCGGAGGAAGCCATGGCCACCTACCGGACGTGTGTGGCCGACGCCAAGACGCAGAAGCAGGAGCTGGAGGACACCAAGGTGACGGTGCTGCGGCAGATCCAGGAGGTCATCCGGCAGAGCGACCAGACCATCAAGTCG GCCACCATCTCCTACTACCAGATGATGCACATGCAGACGGCCCCGCTGCCCGTGCACTTCCAGATGCTGTGCGAGAGCAGCAAGCTGTACGACCCGGGCCAGCAGTACGCCTACCACGTGGGCCAGCTGCAGCGCGGCGAGGAGCCCGACGTGCGCTACGACTTTGAGCCCTACGCCTCCATGAACACCTGGTACGGCCTCCCGCTCGCGCCTGGGGCGGCGGGGCAGCCCCCTGCCGAGGCTTCCGTACCTGCCTGTCCCACCAGGTCCCCCGTCATGCGCACGCGGAAGGGCAGCTTCGTCGGCGACGCCGCGGCGACAGAGGCCACGGGCAGCCCCGAGAAGGACGGTGGGCCCAGTGACGGGGCGCTGGCCAAGGAGCGCAGGG GAGGGCGCGGACACCAGGTGCACAAGTCGTGGCCCACCACCATGTCAGACTCGGACGGCAGCCTGGACCCCAGCCCTGGCTCGG GGGACTTTAAGAAGCGGGAGCGGATGTCGTCCAGCGGCACCATGTCGTCCAGCGAGGAGCTGGTGGAGCCGGAGGGCAGCGCGGGGGCGGCCGCCTTCGAGCAGG CCGACCTCAACGGCATGAGCCCCGAGCTGCCGGTGGCCTTGCCCAGCGGGCCCTTCCGCCACGTGGGGCTGTCCAAGGCCGCCCGCACCCACCGGCTGCGGAAGCTCCGCACGCCCGCCAAGTGCAGGGAGTGCAACAGCTACGTGTACTTCCAGGGCGCCGAGTGCGAGGAG TGCTGCCTGGCCTGCCACAAGAAGTGCCTGGAGACGCTGGCCATCCAGTGCGGCCACAAGAAGCTCCAGGGCCGCCTGCAGCTCTTCGGCCAGGACTTCGGCCCGGCGGCCCGGAGCACCCCCGACGGCGTGCCCTTCATCATCAAGAAGTGCGTCTGCGAGATCGAGCAGCGGGCGCTGCACACCAAG GGCATCTACCGCGTCAACGGGGTGAAGACGCGCGTGGAGAAGCTGTGCCAGGCATTCGAGAACGGCAAGGAGCTGGTGGAGCTGTCACAGGCGTTGCCCCACGACATCAGCAACGTCCTCAAACTCTACCTGCGGCAG CTGCCCGAACCGCTCATCTCCTTCCGCCTGTACCATGAGCTCGTGGGGCTGGCCAAGGACAGCCTGAAGGCGGAGGCCGAGGCCAAGGCGGCGACCCGGGGCCGAGCAGACCCCGCCCAGAGCGAGGCTGCGGCTGTGGCCATGGCGGGCCGGCTGCGGGAGCTGCTGCGGGACCTGCCCCCCGAGAACCTGGCCACTCTGCAGTACTTGCTGCGGCACCTGCGCAG GATCGTGGAGGTGGAGCAGGACAACAAGATGACTCCGGGGAACCTGGGCATTGTGTTTGGGCCCACGCTGCTGCGGCCAAGGCCCACCGAGGCCACCGTGTCCCTGTCCTCCCTGGTCGACTACCCCCACCAGGCCCGGGTCGTGGAGACCCTCATCGCCCACTACGGCCTGGTCTTCGACGATGGGCCCGAG GAAGCGTACGTGCAACGGGCCGAGGCGGCACAGACGCCCCACCCGGAGGCGAGTGCAGGGACCGGCTTCCCACTGCAGGAGAAGGCCGCCGAAGGGGGCCCAG AATCCCAGGTGGCCTCCAACGACTCGGACTCTGAGGTGGAGGAGACCTCAGACCTGTTGGCGGCGGCGGCCAGGGGCGCCGCACACCGCCTCAGTCTCCTGGAGAAGCAGGGCAGCGAGACCAGCGCGGAGGAGGGCCAGGGCAGCCGCAGCGGCAGCGAGGAGCGGCTGGAGGCCGCGGCCGGCGCTgatggggacggggacggggacggggacggggacggggacggggagggCCTGGCCCAGCAGCTCTCGGAGTACAACGCCAACCAGTGCAACAACGTGGCCGAGGTCCGGCTGCCCACCATGAGGCTCTGCGCTGGGCAGGTGGCAGCAGGCAGCGGGCAGGACAGACAGCTGGAGTTTGTCTAG
- the ARHGAP45 gene encoding rho GTPase-activating protein 45 isoform X4 yields the protein MFSRKKRELMKTPSISKKNRAGSPSPQPLGELPRKDGADAASPGASAEPPSAAANAKATGTLKRPTSLSRHASAAGFPLPGAGSWTLGRGHRSPLATASPAELPGDAPGPDSGEDISQLLADVGRLAKSLEKLRDYVLRDELLEARRGLAHECLGEVLRVMRQIINKYPLLNTMETLTAAGTLIARIRGFHYECSNNEADKEEFEKALETMAVSFGNTVSEYLMGEVDSTTLLSVPPGDPSQTVEHQYGPAAEGADASAEDGDAGCLPSEEVDMLLQRCEGGVDAALQYAKNVAKYMKDLTGYLEKRMALDMDFVKGLQKIMHNYRHSVTQEPHMPLQSIYSLALDQDLEFGQGLMQAVATLQNQTFVQPLNVRRLEHEKRRKEIKESWHRAQRKLQEAESNLRKAKQGYTQRCEDHTKARLLAVKAEEEQAVTGPGAAASKTLDKRRRLEEEAKNKAEEAMATYRTCVADAKTQKQELEDTKVTVLRQIQEVIRQSDQTIKSATISYYQMMHMQTAPLPVHFQMLCESSKLYDPGQQYAYHVGQLQRGEEPDVRYDFEPYASMNTWSPVMRTRKGSFVGDAAATEATGSPEKDGGPSDGALAKERRGGRGHQVHKSWPTTMSDSDGSLDPSPGSGDFKKRERMSSSGTMSSSEELVEPEGSAGAAAFEQADLNGMSPELPVALPSGPFRHVGLSKAARTHRLRKLRTPAKCRECNSYVYFQGAECEECCLACHKKCLETLAIQCGHKKLQGRLQLFGQDFGPAARSTPDGVPFIIKKCVCEIEQRALHTKGIYRVNGVKTRVEKLCQAFENGKELVELSQALPHDISNVLKLYLRQLPEPLISFRLYHELVGLAKDSLKAEAEAKAATRGRADPAQSEAAAVAMAGRLRELLRDLPPENLATLQYLLRHLRRIVEVEQDNKMTPGNLGIVFGPTLLRPRPTEATVSLSSLVDYPHQARVVETLIAHYGLVFDDGPEEAYVQRAEAAQTPHPEASAGTGFPLQEKAAEGGPESQVASNDSDSEVEETSDLLAAAARGAAHRLSLLEKQGSETSAEEGQGSRSGSEERLEAAAGADGDGDGDGDGDGDGEGLAQQLSEYNANQCNNVAEVRLPTMRLCAGQVAAGSGQDRQLEFV from the exons ATGTTCTCCAGGAAGAAGCGGGAGCTCATGAAAACCCCTTCCATCTCGAAAAAGAACCGGGCGGGAAGCCCCAGCCCACAGCCCTTGGGG GAGCTGCCCAGGAAGGATGGGGCCGACGCGGCGTCCCCCGGGGCCAGCGCGGAGCCGCCGAGTGCCGCCGCCAACGCCAAGGCCACGGGCACGCTCAAGCGGCCCACGAGCCTGAGCCGCCATGCGAGCGCCGCGGGCTTCCCGCTGCCCGGGGCCGGCTCCTGGACGCTGGGCCGCGGCCACCGCAGCCCGCTGGCCACTGCCAGCCCCGCCGAGCTCCCCGGCGACGCGCCCGGGCCCGACTCCGGGGAGGACATCTCCCAGCTGCTGGCGGACGTGGGCCGCCTGGCCAAGAGCCTCGAGAAGCTCAGGGACTATGTCCTGCGTGACG AGCTGCTGGAGGCCCGCCGGGGGCTGGCCCACGAGTGCCTGGGCGAGGTCCTCCGCGTGATGCGCCAGATCATCAACAAGTACCCGCTGCTGAACACCATGGAGACGCTCACGGCCGCCGGCACCCTCATCGCCAGGATCAGAG GCTTCCATTACGAGTGCAGCAACAACGAGGCCGACAAGGAGGAGTTCGAGAAGGCCCTGGAGACCATGGCCGTGTCCTTCGGTAACAC TGTGTCCGAGTACCTCATGGGGGAAGTGGACAGCACGACTCTCCTGTCCGTGCCCCCCGGGGACCCCAGCCAG ACCGTGGAGCACCAGTACGGGCCGGCGGCGGAGGGGGCCGATGCCAGCGCCGAAGACGGTGACGCGG GCTGCCTGCCCTCCGAGGAGGTGGACATGCTGCTGCAGCGCTGCGAGGGGGGCGTGGACGCCGCCCTGCAGTACGCCAAGAACGTGGCCAAGTACATGAAGGACCTCACCGGCTACCTGGAGAAGCGCATGGCGCTGG ACATGGACTTTGTCAAAGGCCTGCAGAAGATCATGCACAACTACCGGCACAGCGTCACGCAGGAg ccccacaTGCCCCTGCAGTCCATCTACTCCCTGGCCCTGGACCAGGACCTGGAGTTCGGCCAAGGCTTGATGCAGGCAGTGGCCACGCTGCAGAACCAGACCTTCGTGCAG cccctgaACGTGAGGCGGCTCGAGCACGAGAAGCGCAGGAAGGAGATTAAGGAGTCGTGGCACCGCGCCCAGAGGAAGCTG CAAGAGGCTGAGTCCAACCTGCGCAAGGCCAAGCAGGGCTACACGCAGCGCTGTGAGGACCACACCAAGGCCCGCCTCCTGGCAGTCAAGGCCGAGGAGGAGCAGGCGGTCACGGGGCCCGGGGCTGCTGCCTCCAAGACCCTGGACAAGCGGCGGCGTCTGGAGGAGGAGGCCAAGAACAAG GCGGAGGAAGCCATGGCCACCTACCGGACGTGTGTGGCCGACGCCAAGACGCAGAAGCAGGAGCTGGAGGACACCAAGGTGACGGTGCTGCGGCAGATCCAGGAGGTCATCCGGCAGAGCGACCAGACCATCAAGTCG GCCACCATCTCCTACTACCAGATGATGCACATGCAGACGGCCCCGCTGCCCGTGCACTTCCAGATGCTGTGCGAGAGCAGCAAGCTGTACGACCCGGGCCAGCAGTACGCCTACCACGTGGGCCAGCTGCAGCGCGGCGAGGAGCCCGACGTGCGCTACGACTTTGAGCCCTACGCCTCCATGAACACCTG GTCCCCCGTCATGCGCACGCGGAAGGGCAGCTTCGTCGGCGACGCCGCGGCGACAGAGGCCACGGGCAGCCCCGAGAAGGACGGTGGGCCCAGTGACGGGGCGCTGGCCAAGGAGCGCAGGG GAGGGCGCGGACACCAGGTGCACAAGTCGTGGCCCACCACCATGTCAGACTCGGACGGCAGCCTGGACCCCAGCCCTGGCTCGG GGGACTTTAAGAAGCGGGAGCGGATGTCGTCCAGCGGCACCATGTCGTCCAGCGAGGAGCTGGTGGAGCCGGAGGGCAGCGCGGGGGCGGCCGCCTTCGAGCAGG CCGACCTCAACGGCATGAGCCCCGAGCTGCCGGTGGCCTTGCCCAGCGGGCCCTTCCGCCACGTGGGGCTGTCCAAGGCCGCCCGCACCCACCGGCTGCGGAAGCTCCGCACGCCCGCCAAGTGCAGGGAGTGCAACAGCTACGTGTACTTCCAGGGCGCCGAGTGCGAGGAG TGCTGCCTGGCCTGCCACAAGAAGTGCCTGGAGACGCTGGCCATCCAGTGCGGCCACAAGAAGCTCCAGGGCCGCCTGCAGCTCTTCGGCCAGGACTTCGGCCCGGCGGCCCGGAGCACCCCCGACGGCGTGCCCTTCATCATCAAGAAGTGCGTCTGCGAGATCGAGCAGCGGGCGCTGCACACCAAG GGCATCTACCGCGTCAACGGGGTGAAGACGCGCGTGGAGAAGCTGTGCCAGGCATTCGAGAACGGCAAGGAGCTGGTGGAGCTGTCACAGGCGTTGCCCCACGACATCAGCAACGTCCTCAAACTCTACCTGCGGCAG CTGCCCGAACCGCTCATCTCCTTCCGCCTGTACCATGAGCTCGTGGGGCTGGCCAAGGACAGCCTGAAGGCGGAGGCCGAGGCCAAGGCGGCGACCCGGGGCCGAGCAGACCCCGCCCAGAGCGAGGCTGCGGCTGTGGCCATGGCGGGCCGGCTGCGGGAGCTGCTGCGGGACCTGCCCCCCGAGAACCTGGCCACTCTGCAGTACTTGCTGCGGCACCTGCGCAG GATCGTGGAGGTGGAGCAGGACAACAAGATGACTCCGGGGAACCTGGGCATTGTGTTTGGGCCCACGCTGCTGCGGCCAAGGCCCACCGAGGCCACCGTGTCCCTGTCCTCCCTGGTCGACTACCCCCACCAGGCCCGGGTCGTGGAGACCCTCATCGCCCACTACGGCCTGGTCTTCGACGATGGGCCCGAG GAAGCGTACGTGCAACGGGCCGAGGCGGCACAGACGCCCCACCCGGAGGCGAGTGCAGGGACCGGCTTCCCACTGCAGGAGAAGGCCGCCGAAGGGGGCCCAG AATCCCAGGTGGCCTCCAACGACTCGGACTCTGAGGTGGAGGAGACCTCAGACCTGTTGGCGGCGGCGGCCAGGGGCGCCGCACACCGCCTCAGTCTCCTGGAGAAGCAGGGCAGCGAGACCAGCGCGGAGGAGGGCCAGGGCAGCCGCAGCGGCAGCGAGGAGCGGCTGGAGGCCGCGGCCGGCGCTgatggggacggggacggggacggggacggggacggggacggggagggCCTGGCCCAGCAGCTCTCGGAGTACAACGCCAACCAGTGCAACAACGTGGCCGAGGTCCGGCTGCCCACCATGAGGCTCTGCGCTGGGCAGGTGGCAGCAGGCAGCGGGCAGGACAGACAGCTGGAGTTTGTCTAG
- the ARHGAP45 gene encoding rho GTPase-activating protein 45 isoform X2, which yields MFSRKKRELMKTPSISKKNRAGSPSPQPLGELPRKDGADAASPGASAEPPSAAANAKATGTLKRPTSLSRHASAAGFPLPGAGSWTLGRGHRSPLATASPAELPGDAPGPDSGEDISQLLADVGRLAKSLEKLRDYVLRDELLEARRGLAHECLGEVLRVMRQIINKYPLLNTMETLTAAGTLIARIRGFHYECSNNEADKEEFEKALETMAVSFGNTVSEYLMGEVDSTTLLSVPPGDPSQTVEHQYGPAAEGADASAEDGDAGCLPSEEVDMLLQRCEGGVDAALQYAKNVAKYMKDLTGYLEKRMALDMDFVKGLQKIMHNYRHSVTQEPHMPLQSIYSLALDQDLEFGQGLMQAVATLQNQTFVQPLNVRRLEHEKRRKEIKESWHRAQRKLQEAESNLRKAKQGYTQRCEDHTKARLLAVKAEEEQAVTGPGAAASKTLDKRRRLEEEAKNKAEEAMATYRTCVADAKTQKQELEDTKVTVLRQIQEVIRQSDQTIKSATISYYQMMHMQTAPLPVHFQMLCESSKLYDPGQQYAYHVGQLQRGEEPDVRYDFEPYASMNTWYGLPLAPGAAGQPPAEASVPACPTRSPVMRTRKGSFVGDAAATEATGSPEKDGGPSDGALAKERRGGRGHQVHKSWPTTMSDSDGSLDPSPGSGDFKKRERMSSSGTMSSSEELVEPEGSAGAAAFEQADLNGMSPELPVALPSGPFRHVGLSKAARTHRLRKLRTPAKCRECNSYVYFQGAECEECCLACHKKCLETLAIQCGHKKLQGRLQLFGQDFGPAARSTPDGVPFIIKKCVCEIEQRALHTKGIYRVNGVKTRVEKLCQAFENGKELVELSQALPHDISNVLKLYLRQLPEPLISFRLYHELVGLAKDSLKAEAEAKAATRGRADPAQSEAAAVAMAGRLRELLRDLPPENLATLQYLLRHLRRIVEVEQDNKMTPGNLGIVFGPTLLRPRPTEATVSLSSLVDYPHQARVVETLIAHYGLVFDDGPEEAYVQRAEAAQTPHPEASAGTGFPLQEKAAEGGPESQVASNDSDSEVEETSDLLAAAARGAAHRLSLLEKQGSETSAEEGQGSRSGSEERLEAAAGADGDGDGDGDGDGDGEGLAQQLSEYNANQCNNVAEVRLPTMRLCAGQVAAGSGQDRQLEFV from the exons ATGTTCTCCAGGAAGAAGCGGGAGCTCATGAAAACCCCTTCCATCTCGAAAAAGAACCGGGCGGGAAGCCCCAGCCCACAGCCCTTGGGG GAGCTGCCCAGGAAGGATGGGGCCGACGCGGCGTCCCCCGGGGCCAGCGCGGAGCCGCCGAGTGCCGCCGCCAACGCCAAGGCCACGGGCACGCTCAAGCGGCCCACGAGCCTGAGCCGCCATGCGAGCGCCGCGGGCTTCCCGCTGCCCGGGGCCGGCTCCTGGACGCTGGGCCGCGGCCACCGCAGCCCGCTGGCCACTGCCAGCCCCGCCGAGCTCCCCGGCGACGCGCCCGGGCCCGACTCCGGGGAGGACATCTCCCAGCTGCTGGCGGACGTGGGCCGCCTGGCCAAGAGCCTCGAGAAGCTCAGGGACTATGTCCTGCGTGACG AGCTGCTGGAGGCCCGCCGGGGGCTGGCCCACGAGTGCCTGGGCGAGGTCCTCCGCGTGATGCGCCAGATCATCAACAAGTACCCGCTGCTGAACACCATGGAGACGCTCACGGCCGCCGGCACCCTCATCGCCAGGATCAGAG GCTTCCATTACGAGTGCAGCAACAACGAGGCCGACAAGGAGGAGTTCGAGAAGGCCCTGGAGACCATGGCCGTGTCCTTCGGTAACAC TGTGTCCGAGTACCTCATGGGGGAAGTGGACAGCACGACTCTCCTGTCCGTGCCCCCCGGGGACCCCAGCCAG ACCGTGGAGCACCAGTACGGGCCGGCGGCGGAGGGGGCCGATGCCAGCGCCGAAGACGGTGACGCGG GCTGCCTGCCCTCCGAGGAGGTGGACATGCTGCTGCAGCGCTGCGAGGGGGGCGTGGACGCCGCCCTGCAGTACGCCAAGAACGTGGCCAAGTACATGAAGGACCTCACCGGCTACCTGGAGAAGCGCATGGCGCTGG ACATGGACTTTGTCAAAGGCCTGCAGAAGATCATGCACAACTACCGGCACAGCGTCACGCAGGAg ccccacaTGCCCCTGCAGTCCATCTACTCCCTGGCCCTGGACCAGGACCTGGAGTTCGGCCAAGGCTTGATGCAGGCAGTGGCCACGCTGCAGAACCAGACCTTCGTGCAG cccctgaACGTGAGGCGGCTCGAGCACGAGAAGCGCAGGAAGGAGATTAAGGAGTCGTGGCACCGCGCCCAGAGGAAGCTG CAAGAGGCTGAGTCCAACCTGCGCAAGGCCAAGCAGGGCTACACGCAGCGCTGTGAGGACCACACCAAGGCCCGCCTCCTGGCAGTCAAGGCCGAGGAGGAGCAGGCGGTCACGGGGCCCGGGGCTGCTGCCTCCAAGACCCTGGACAAGCGGCGGCGTCTGGAGGAGGAGGCCAAGAACAAG GCGGAGGAAGCCATGGCCACCTACCGGACGTGTGTGGCCGACGCCAAGACGCAGAAGCAGGAGCTGGAGGACACCAAGGTGACGGTGCTGCGGCAGATCCAGGAGGTCATCCGGCAGAGCGACCAGACCATCAAGTCG GCCACCATCTCCTACTACCAGATGATGCACATGCAGACGGCCCCGCTGCCCGTGCACTTCCAGATGCTGTGCGAGAGCAGCAAGCTGTACGACCCGGGCCAGCAGTACGCCTACCACGTGGGCCAGCTGCAGCGCGGCGAGGAGCCCGACGTGCGCTACGACTTTGAGCCCTACGCCTCCATGAACACCTGGTACGGCCTCCCGCTCGCGCCTGGGGCGGCGGGGCAGCCCCCTGCCGAGGCTTCCGTACCTGCCTGTCCCACCAGGTCCCCCGTCATGCGCACGCGGAAGGGCAGCTTCGTCGGCGACGCCGCGGCGACAGAGGCCACGGGCAGCCCCGAGAAGGACGGTGGGCCCAGTGACGGGGCGCTGGCCAAGGAGCGCAGGG GAGGGCGCGGACACCAGGTGCACAAGTCGTGGCCCACCACCATGTCAGACTCGGACGGCAGCCTGGACCCCAGCCCTGGCTCGG GGGACTTTAAGAAGCGGGAGCGGATGTCGTCCAGCGGCACCATGTCGTCCAGCGAGGAGCTGGTGGAGCCGGAGGGCAGCGCGGGGGCGGCCGCCTTCGAGCAGG CCGACCTCAACGGCATGAGCCCCGAGCTGCCGGTGGCCTTGCCCAGCGGGCCCTTCCGCCACGTGGGGCTGTCCAAGGCCGCCCGCACCCACCGGCTGCGGAAGCTCCGCACGCCCGCCAAGTGCAGGGAGTGCAACAGCTACGTGTACTTCCAGGGCGCCGAGTGCGAGGAG TGCTGCCTGGCCTGCCACAAGAAGTGCCTGGAGACGCTGGCCATCCAGTGCGGCCACAAGAAGCTCCAGGGCCGCCTGCAGCTCTTCGGCCAGGACTTCGGCCCGGCGGCCCGGAGCACCCCCGACGGCGTGCCCTTCATCATCAAGAAGTGCGTCTGCGAGATCGAGCAGCGGGCGCTGCACACCAAG GGCATCTACCGCGTCAACGGGGTGAAGACGCGCGTGGAGAAGCTGTGCCAGGCATTCGAGAACGGCAAGGAGCTGGTGGAGCTGTCACAGGCGTTGCCCCACGACATCAGCAACGTCCTCAAACTCTACCTGCGGCAG CTGCCCGAACCGCTCATCTCCTTCCGCCTGTACCATGAGCTCGTGGGGCTGGCCAAGGACAGCCTGAAGGCGGAGGCCGAGGCCAAGGCGGCGACCCGGGGCCGAGCAGACCCCGCCCAGAGCGAGGCTGCGGCTGTGGCCATGGCGGGCCGGCTGCGGGAGCTGCTGCGGGACCTGCCCCCCGAGAACCTGGCCACTCTGCAGTACTTGCTGCGGCACCTGCGCAG GATCGTGGAGGTGGAGCAGGACAACAAGATGACTCCGGGGAACCTGGGCATTGTGTTTGGGCCCACGCTGCTGCGGCCAAGGCCCACCGAGGCCACCGTGTCCCTGTCCTCCCTGGTCGACTACCCCCACCAGGCCCGGGTCGTGGAGACCCTCATCGCCCACTACGGCCTGGTCTTCGACGATGGGCCCGAG GAAGCGTACGTGCAACGGGCCGAGGCGGCACAGACGCCCCACCCGGAGGCGAGTGCAGGGACCGGCTTCCCACTGCAGGAGAAGGCCGCCGAAGGGGGCCCAG AATCCCAGGTGGCCTCCAACGACTCGGACTCTGAGGTGGAGGAGACCTCAGACCTGTTGGCGGCGGCGGCCAGGGGCGCCGCACACCGCCTCAGTCTCCTGGAGAAGCAGGGCAGCGAGACCAGCGCGGAGGAGGGCCAGGGCAGCCGCAGCGGCAGCGAGGAGCGGCTGGAGGCCGCGGCCGGCGCTgatggggacggggacggggacggggacggggacggggacggggagggCCTGGCCCAGCAGCTCTCGGAGTACAACGCCAACCAGTGCAACAACGTGGCCGAGGTCCGGCTGCCCACCATGAGGCTCTGCGCTGGGCAGGTGGCAGCAGGCAGCGGGCAGGACAGACAGCTGGAGTTTGTCTAG